TTTTATACTACTTTCAGTACATCTTACTGCACAAGAAGTAGAACCCTCCCAAAAAGTTTCCGGAATTGTTGTCAACGACAATACTAACCAACCCCTATCTAGTGTCAATATCATCAACTTGAATAAAGTTAGAGGAACCACTACAGATGGAAATGGTCGTTTCGAAATTAACGTTCATGTCAACGACACCTTACACTTTACCATTTTAGGTTTTCAACCGCTTCGTGTTAGAGTTACAAACGACTGGATCAAAAACAAAAGTACGCGTATACAATTGACCGAAAAAGCCATTGCCTTAGAAGAAGTGATCATTAGACCCTTTAATTTAACTGGTTATTTAGAAGTCGATTCCAAATTAATTCCTACCAAAGAAAATTTCCGTTATAGCATTTCAGGTTTAACCCAAGGATATGAAGCCGGAGAATATTCGCCAAATGCCTTTGGACGCGTCATGGGATCTATTTTTAACCCTGCGGACATGTTGTATAATTTCTTCGGGAAAAAGCCCAAAGAGCTTAAAAAACTCAAAGAAATGAAGAAGGATGATACCGTTCGAAAACTGCTAGAATCCAAATACGATAGAGAAACAGTTACTGCATTGCTAGGAATTGACACCAAAGAAATTGGCGAAATTCTGAAACGATGTAACTATTCCGAATCTTTTATACAATCGGCTAATGACTTACAAATATTAGACGCTATAAGCGGCTGTTATGAAGAGTATAAAGTTTTGAAAAAGAAATAATTCCGCTACTGCCATCCAACCCTAAGTATATATCGTATATTTAATGAAAATTAATCATTAAACAGAACCAAAATGGCAAAAAGTCAAGACGCAAAAAAGACGGCTAAAAAAGAACCTCTTAAAACTGCGAAGGAAAAAAAAGAGGAAAAAAGAGAAAAGAAAAACAATCCTAAAAGAGACTAACAGATAATAAAAAGCCTCATCTGAAAACAGATGAGGCTTTTTAATTGTATATCAAAAAACTATTTCACTGGAATAGTTGCCAAAACCTCCACTAAAAATTTCCAAAATTTCTGAGCCGAAGAAATACTCGCTCTTTCATCTGGAGAATGCGCACCATGAATGGTTGGTCCAAATGAAATCATGTCCATATCCGGATAATTAGCTCCTAAAATTCCACATTCTAAACCAGCATGACAAGCCACAACTTTGGCTTTTTCTTTGTTTTGCTTTTCATAAATTGAAGTCAATACATCCAAAATTTCCGATTTAGAATTAGGCGTCCAACCTGGATAAGAACCAGAAAATTCTACTTCGCAACCCATCAATTCGAAAGCTGAACGTAAAGCATTCGCCAAATCCATTTTAGCCGATTCTACCGAAGAACGCGTTAAGCATTGTACTGAAAGTTGGCCATTAGCTAAATCTACTTTCGCAATATTGTTAGAAGTTTCGACCAAATTGTCAAAGTCAGCACTCATGCGATATACCCCGTTATGTGCAGTATACATTGCGCGAACAAAATAAAATTGAGCTATCGAAGGCATCACCTTTGCTGGAGGGGTATCTAATTTCTCGAATACTATTTCCAAGTTAGGCTCTGTACTTTTTAATTCCGTTTTAATTTCATTTACGATTTGCTGCATGTCAAAAACAAATGCTTCATCGTATACTTCGGCAATAATGACTTTGGCAACACTTTCACGTGGAATGGCATTACGCAAACTTCCACCATGAATAGATGCTATTTGCAATCCAAAATTATCAAAGCCATCAAATAACAAACGATTCATGATTTTGTTGGCATTACCCAATCCTTTGTGAATATCCATTCCAGAATGACCGCCATTTAATCCTTTAACTGTGATGATATAACCTACTGAACCTTCTGGAGTTTCCTCTTCGTCAAATTCAGCAGTAGCCGTCACATCAATTCCGCCAGCACAACCAATATCAATTTCATCATCTTCTTCGGTATCCAAATTCAAAAGAATTTGACCTTGTAAAATACCACCTTTCAAATTCAGCGCACCAGTCATTCCTGTTTCTTCGTCGATTGTAAACAAGGCTTCAATTGCAGGATGCGGAATATCTTTACTTTCTAAAATGGCCATGATAGCCGCAACACCTAGACCGTTATCTGCACCCAATGTAGTTCCGCGAGCGCGAACCCAATCCCCGTCAACATACATCTCAATTCCTTGAGTGTCAAAATCAAAAACAGTATCGGCATTCTTTTGGTGTACCATGTCCAAATGCCCTTGGAGTACTAATGGCTTTCTATTTTCCATTCCTGGAGTAGCCGGTTTTCTGATGATTACATTGCGAATGGCATCTTCAAAAGTATCCAATCCCAATTGGTTTCCGAAGTCTTTCATAAAAGCAATAACTCGGTCTTCTTTTTTGGAAGGACGCGGTACCGCATTCAAATTGGCAAATTGATTCCAAAGTACTTTCGGTTCTAAATTGCGTATTTCTTGGCTCATATACTGTAGTCGTTTTTATTTATCAAACGGCCAAAGTTACAAAGTTTAGCTTCGTAATGAATGGATATTGTGATTATATTTACATCTCAAAAATACATTTTGTGAAACGCCGGTACTTACTTTCTTTTTTTCTTTTGATACAAATTATTTTGATTCCGTTTCTGGCTGTATTGCCCGAAGTGGTAGAGAAATGGTACAGTAATGGATTCTATCCATAGATTTCCAAAATACTTCGAATGAGCTTTGGATATATCCCTTTTTCTGTGGGAGATTTTTTATACTTCTTAGTCATTTTATTGGTGATAAATTGGACTTGGAAAAGTCGAAAATCATGGAGAATCCATTGGAAAAATAATGTTCAATTAATTTTGAGTGTTTGCTCTATTTTCTATTTTGTCTTTCATTTGCTCTGGGGATTCAATTATTACAGACAACCTCTTTTTGAGAAAATGAAAATGGAGCGCGACTATTCCGATGCTGATTTATTACTTTTTACCCAAAAATTAATTGCTAAAACCAATAGCATTCAGTTCCAAATTACTCAGAACAAAAACAAAGCAATTGTTTTTCCCTATTCGCAAGAACACGTTTTTCAAATGAATGTAAAAGGTTATGATATCCTTGCTAAAGAAATTCCCAATTTTAACTACTCTGAATTGAGTGCCAAAAAATCGCTATTCAGTTTACCTCTCACGTATATGGGTTTTGGCGGCTATTTGAATCCATTTACCAATGAAGCCCAAGTCAACTACTTAATGCCCATGTACCACTCCCCCACTACATCCTGCCACGAAATGGCGCATCAAATGGGATATGCCAGCGAAAGTGAATGCAATTTCATTGGTTTTATGGCTTCGGTAAAGAACCCTGATTTGTATTTCAAATACTCCGGATACAGTTTTGCTTTGAGGTATTGTCTTGCCAATTGGCAAATACGAAACAAAATGGTGTATCAAAAATTACTTCAAACGGTACATCCGGGTATTCTAAAGAACTATGAAGAAAGTGATCGGTTTTGGAAAGCATATGAAACCCCGATTGAAAAAGGCTTTCATTTATTTTATGACCGTTTCTTAAAATGGAACCAACAAAAAGACGGAATAGAAAGCTATAGTAAATTGGTCAACTTAATGGTCAATTACTATAAAAACAAATCCTTGTAAAAACAACAATCACAAATAAATTGCGAAAATAAAACTGTAACAAAACAACCCAAACCACTACTAACCCCCGTATGAAATCAGAATTAGAACAGTCTTTTGTAAAACAACTTCAAGAGAATCAGAATATAATCCACAAAATTTGTCGATTGTATGCTGAGGATGAGGATGCGCACAAAGATTTGTTCCAAGAGATCACGATTCAGTTGTGGAAAGCCTTTCCTAAGTTTAGAGGCGATAGTAAATTCTCTACTTGGGCGTATCGAGTAGCCTTGAATACCGCGATAACACTGTATCGAAAGACGAAGCGATCCATCAATACGGTAGGATACGAAGGTAACTACCATTTCGTTCCTGAAGTACATTACAATTACGAAGAAGAAGAACAACTCAAATTATTATACCAAGCAGTTCATCAATTGAACGACATAGAAAAAGCCCTCATTTTTATGTATTTGGAAGACAAAGATTACACTGAAATTGCAGAAACCCTTGGAATAAGTGAGGTCAACGCAAGAGTAAAAATGAACCGAATTAAAGGAAAATTAAAAAAACTATTAAATCCTAAAGGAATATGAAAGAGTTGGATTTATTGAAGAAAGACTGGCAAAAGAGTGAGGCCTCTTTTGAACAATTGAGCGAAAATGACATTTATGCAATGCTCCACAAAAAATCATCTTCGGTTGTGAAGTGGATTTTAATTGTAAGTATATTGGAATTTGTGATTTTGAATGGAATTGGTTGGTTTCTGCCGGATCCCTACCAATCCAAATACAATCAATTACATCCTTATTTGAGTATTGCAGAAAATCTAAATTATTTTATCATTCTTGGTTTTATCTATTTATTCTTTAAAAACTATAAAACTATTTCTGTTTTAAATAATGCCACGCTACTAATCAAGCATATTTTAAAAACAAGAAAAATAGTAAACTATTACATTTATTGGAACATCTTAATAAGCGGTTTTATAGGTGCCTTCGGATTTATTGATGGATGGAATAACTCCAATACCAACGTTGCCGATATCCCCAATCACGGAACAGCAATGGTGATTCCATTTGCAATTGCCATGTTTTTAATAATGTTATTCATATGGGGATTTTATAAAATACTGTATGGTAACTTTTTAGGAAAACTAAAAACCAATTATGAAGAACTTCAAAAAATAGAATCCTAAAAAAAGAGGCAATAGCCTCTTTTTTTATATCTTAAATATCCCAATTCCTTAGTGCATTCAAACGTTCCTCCTCTTCCAATTCTTCGGCAGGAATCACTTTTAAAAAGGAAGGATGTTGTTCAATGGCATATTCTACTTTTTCAACTATTTCGTCAATAGAGTCGTTTTCATAATCAATATTCAAGGGTTCTTTGATGATGAAGGATTGTAGAATTCCTTTCTTTTTCATGCGTAATCCCTTTTTATCAAAAGAGCGTCTGAAACCGTCAATTACAATTGGAACAACAATAGGTTGATGATCTTTGATTATATGCGCTGTTCCTTTTCTAACAGGTTTAAAAGACTTGGTGGTACCTTGTGGAAAAGTAATCACCCATCCATCAGCCAAAGCAATTTTTATATTTTCAGTATCATTAGGATTAACTTCTCTTTTCTCAGTTACATCAACACCTTTAGCGCGCCAAGTGCGTTCCACTGAAATAGCGCCAACATAGGCTAATATCCTAGGCAACAAACCCGCTTGCATCGTTTCTTTAGCGGCAACATAATAGACATTCATTTTGGGCTGCCACAAATACCCAACGTTTTTAATCGAATCGGTACGGCCACTTAAACTCGCGTTAAAGACATGAAACATGGCTACCACATCAGCAAAATAGGTTTGATGATTCGAAATAAATAAGACATTGGTATCGGGTAAGTTCTTAATAATTTCGGAACCTTCTATATGTAATTCATTAAATCCTCGATATCGTCTGTGTGTCAAACATCCAAGAATGCGGATGAGCCACTTTTTAATAAATAGGATATGACCAAAAGGGTTTCTCTTTAACAATCCCATGATTAGAGTGTATATTAAAATAAATTAGGTGGCAAACTTACAAAATTTATTTTTGGAGACAAATGGAGCGTCAACTGATATCAGTCAGGAAACAGAAGTTATAGCTAACACGTCCTTTAACTCGCTCAACATCATTGCAGTAGCCCCCCAAACAATATGGTTTTCAATTTCGAAAGCAGGTACTTTAATTGAATTGGCATAGGATGTTTGCAATTCCTTCTCAATTATGATAGTATCACTAAGAAAAGTGGCAATAGGCAACTCAATTATACCGGCAACTTCCGAAGGATCGGGTATAAAAGTAATTTCTTCTTTGCACATCCCTAAATAAGGATAGACCATAAAATTACTGGGCGGAATATATACTTGCGTAAACGGTCGAATTAGTGCTACTTTATGAGGGTCAACTCCTACTTCTTCATAGGTTTCCCGAAGGGCAGTTGAAGCAAAATCAATATCCTCTTTTTCATATTTTCCACCAGGAAAGGCGATTTGAGCAGAATGTACTCCTTTATATGAATTACGAACAATCAAAACCAAATGTGTTGTTCCATTTTTAGGATAACACAACATCAAAACGGCAGCAGTTCTTGGATTATAATTATCTCTAAGTTGATTTTTCAAATCATTCAATCGTTCCAAAGGGGCCATTTTTAAATGCGATTGTGTTGCTGGCAATTCTGCAGCAATTAATTTGGGAACAATCTGTAAAAATTCTTGGAAATCCATAATCAAAGTCTATTTTTGCGATGCAAAGCGATTATAAATGTAGTTTAGAAAAAATAAGTACACAAACTTTCAACTACCAAAACAAAATACTATGTACAGTAAAGAAGAAGCCCAACGATTAAAACGTGAATTTTGGATTGCCTTCGCCGAAAAATATCCCAGAAAGTGGCTTTTGTATGATACCAAAATCAAAGATTTTTCTTTTAAGTTTTTTGTAGACAATAAAAAAGCACAGGTACTTATTGATATTGAACCTCGTAATGATGAAAAACGCATCGCCTACTTTGAAAAATTAGAAGCTCTTAAAGCAATTTTGGAAGATGAATTTGTAACCGACTTAGTTTTTGAAAAAAATTATTACTTGGAAAACGGCAAAACCATTAGCCGAATTTGGGTAGAAAAAAGTGACGTTAGTGTCAGTAATCGCAATTATTGGGATGCTATTTTTGATTTTTTTAATGAAAAAATGGCGGCGTTAGAATTATTTTACGCTGAGTATGATGAATTTATCAAGACAATTGAAATGGAGTAGTTCATCGACATGAAAAAAATTAAAATACCCATTGCACACTTTCTTTTTGTGCCAGTTGAAATTCAGTAAGTATACTTTCAATTATTTTGCTCACAGGCTGAATGTCATGAATCAATCCGGAAATTTGGCCAATTTCTAATTCGCCTTCTTCTAAATCTCCTTCAAACATACCGCGTTTGGCACGGGCTCTTCCTAACAATTGAATTAACTCTTCTTTGGTTGCACCCTTGGCGTATAATTCTTGAACTTGTTGGTAAAATTTATTTTTTATTAGACGAACTGGTGCCAATTCTTTTAAGGTTAATTGTGTATCGCCTTCTTTGGAAGCAACCACAGTGTTTTTAAAATTATTGTGTGCTGACGATTCCTCAGAGGCAACAAAACGACTTCCCATTTGCACGCCATCTGCCCCTAAAACCATGGCGGCAAGCATTCCTCTACCGGTTGCTATGCCACCAGCAGCGATCAACGGAATTGAAATTTTTCCCTTCACCATTGGAATCAAAGTTAAAGTCGTCGTTTCTTCACGTCCGTTATGTCCTCCCGCTTCAAATCCTTCTGCAACTACTGCGTCTACTCCTGCTTCTTGTGCTTTTAAAGCAAAAGCAGAACTACTCACTACATGCACTACTGTAATTCCGTTCTCTTTCAAATAAGAGGTCCAAGTTTTTGGATTTCCAGCCGAAGTAAATACAATTTTCACCCCTTCTTCCACAATGATTTTCAAGATTTCTTCTACATTAGGATACAACATAGGAACATTGACACCAAATGGTTTGGAAGTTGCTTGTTGGCATTTACGAATGTGTTCTCTCAGCACTTCGGGATACATCGAACCAGCTCCTATCAATCCCAAACCACCTGCATTACTTACTGCTGAAGCTAATTTATACCCACTATTCCAAATCATTCCACCTTGAATAATTGGGTATTTGATTTTAAAAAGTGAGGTAATATTATTCATGTTATCAAAGGATTACTTTAAGATATAACACCTGAACCTATTAGTTCATCACCAATATGCCAAGCAACGAATTGTCCTTCGGTAATGGCTGATTGTGATTCGTCAAAGGCCACATACATTCCTGATTCAAATTGGTATAAGGTAGCTTTCTGTAGCGGTTGTCGGTAACGAATGCGCGCCATTACTTCCAACGAATCGCCATTGGCTAAAGCCAAATCGGTACGAACCCAATGCAATTCCGCATTAGCAATAAACAATGCTTTTCGGAATAATCCTGGATGTTGGCTCGTCAAACCCGTGTAAATTGTATTTGTAGTAACGTCTGTGGCAATAATGAACAAAGGATCAGTAGTCCCTCCTACATTCAGTCCTTTTCGTTGTCCAATTGTAAAATAATGAGCACCTTGGTGTTTGCCCACCACTTTCCCCATTTCGGGAGTGTACTTGATTTTATTAGCTTCAAAAGCCAAACGCTCTTCTAATGAAAGTCCTTCAGGTAAGCTATGCTGATACACAGGATGGTTCTTATCAATTTGAATAATGATTCCTTCTTTTGGTTGCAATTTTTGTTGCAAAAATTCAGGTAGTCGTACTTTCCCGATAAAACACAAACCTTGAGAATCTTTCTTCTCTGCCGTTATTAAATCCATTTGAGCTGCAATTTCGCGGACTTCAGGTTTGGTTAAATTGCCAATTGGAAATAAGGCTTTCGCTAATTGTTCTTGAGACAACTGACATAAAAAATAAGACTGGTCTTTGTTATTATCAGCACCAGATTTTAGTTGGTATATCGTTTTTCCGGCAACTTCAATTTCGCTTTTTTGACAATAATGTCCCGTTGCCACAAAATCAGCATCCAGGCTCATGGCAATTTTCATAAAAACGTCAAACTTAATTTCGCGATTACACAAGACATCCGGATTTGGAGTACGCCCTTTTTCGTATTCGTTGAACATATAGTCCACGATTTTTTCTTTGTATTGTTCACTTAAATCAACGGTTTGAAAAGGAATTCCTAATTTATCAGCCACTAAAAGAGCATCATTACTATCCTCTAACCATGGACATTCGTTCGAAATTGTCACCGAATCATCGTGCCAGTTTTTCATAAACAGACCAATCACTTCATAGCCTTGCTGTTGTAACAAATACGCAGCAACACTCGAATCAACACCTCCAGAAAGACCAACTACTACACGTTTCATTTCGATTTAATTTGGATTAAAATGGGTAGCAAAGTTAC
This sequence is a window from Flavobacterium ammoniigenes. Protein-coding genes within it:
- a CDS encoding DUF3810 domain-containing protein — encoded protein: MLRMSFGYIPFSVGDFLYFLVILLVINWTWKSRKSWRIHWKNNVQLILSVCSIFYFVFHLLWGFNYYRQPLFEKMKMERDYSDADLLLFTQKLIAKTNSIQFQITQNKNKAIVFPYSQEHVFQMNVKGYDILAKEIPNFNYSELSAKKSLFSLPLTYMGFGGYLNPFTNEAQVNYLMPMYHSPTTSCHEMAHQMGYASESECNFIGFMASVKNPDLYFKYSGYSFALRYCLANWQIRNKMVYQKLLQTVHPGILKNYEESDRFWKAYETPIEKGFHLFYDRFLKWNQQKDGIESYSKLVNLMVNYYKNKSL
- the mnmA gene encoding tRNA 2-thiouridine(34) synthase MnmA — protein: MKRVVVGLSGGVDSSVAAYLLQQQGYEVIGLFMKNWHDDSVTISNECPWLEDSNDALLVADKLGIPFQTVDLSEQYKEKIVDYMFNEYEKGRTPNPDVLCNREIKFDVFMKIAMSLDADFVATGHYCQKSEIEVAGKTIYQLKSGADNNKDQSYFLCQLSQEQLAKALFPIGNLTKPEVREIAAQMDLITAEKKDSQGLCFIGKVRLPEFLQQKLQPKEGIIIQIDKNHPVYQHSLPEGLSLEERLAFEANKIKYTPEMGKVVGKHQGAHYFTIGQRKGLNVGGTTDPLFIIATDVTTNTIYTGLTSQHPGLFRKALFIANAELHWVRTDLALANGDSLEVMARIRYRQPLQKATLYQFESGMYVAFDESQSAITEGQFVAWHIGDELIGSGVIS
- a CDS encoding aminoacyl-histidine dipeptidase gives rise to the protein MSQEIRNLEPKVLWNQFANLNAVPRPSKKEDRVIAFMKDFGNQLGLDTFEDAIRNVIIRKPATPGMENRKPLVLQGHLDMVHQKNADTVFDFDTQGIEMYVDGDWVRARGTTLGADNGLGVAAIMAILESKDIPHPAIEALFTIDEETGMTGALNLKGGILQGQILLNLDTEEDDEIDIGCAGGIDVTATAEFDEEETPEGSVGYIITVKGLNGGHSGMDIHKGLGNANKIMNRLLFDGFDNFGLQIASIHGGSLRNAIPRESVAKVIIAEVYDEAFVFDMQQIVNEIKTELKSTEPNLEIVFEKLDTPPAKVMPSIAQFYFVRAMYTAHNGVYRMSADFDNLVETSNNIAKVDLANGQLSVQCLTRSSVESAKMDLANALRSAFELMGCEVEFSGSYPGWTPNSKSEILDVLTSIYEKQNKEKAKVVACHAGLECGILGANYPDMDMISFGPTIHGAHSPDERASISSAQKFWKFLVEVLATIPVK
- a CDS encoding NAD(P)H-dependent flavin oxidoreductase, giving the protein MNNITSLFKIKYPIIQGGMIWNSGYKLASAVSNAGGLGLIGAGSMYPEVLREHIRKCQQATSKPFGVNVPMLYPNVEEILKIIVEEGVKIVFTSAGNPKTWTSYLKENGITVVHVVSSSAFALKAQEAGVDAVVAEGFEAGGHNGREETTTLTLIPMVKGKISIPLIAAGGIATGRGMLAAMVLGADGVQMGSRFVASEESSAHNNFKNTVVASKEGDTQLTLKELAPVRLIKNKFYQQVQELYAKGATKEELIQLLGRARAKRGMFEGDLEEGELEIGQISGLIHDIQPVSKIIESILTEFQLAQKESVQWVF
- a CDS encoding RNA polymerase sigma factor, producing MKSELEQSFVKQLQENQNIIHKICRLYAEDEDAHKDLFQEITIQLWKAFPKFRGDSKFSTWAYRVALNTAITLYRKTKRSINTVGYEGNYHFVPEVHYNYEEEEQLKLLYQAVHQLNDIEKALIFMYLEDKDYTEIAETLGISEVNARVKMNRIKGKLKKLLNPKGI
- a CDS encoding lysophospholipid acyltransferase family protein; the encoded protein is MGLLKRNPFGHILFIKKWLIRILGCLTHRRYRGFNELHIEGSEIIKNLPDTNVLFISNHQTYFADVVAMFHVFNASLSGRTDSIKNVGYLWQPKMNVYYVAAKETMQAGLLPRILAYVGAISVERTWRAKGVDVTEKREVNPNDTENIKIALADGWVITFPQGTTKSFKPVRKGTAHIIKDHQPIVVPIVIDGFRRSFDKKGLRMKKKGILQSFIIKEPLNIDYENDSIDEIVEKVEYAIEQHPSFLKVIPAEELEEEERLNALRNWDI
- a CDS encoding DUF4268 domain-containing protein; translation: MYSKEEAQRLKREFWIAFAEKYPRKWLLYDTKIKDFSFKFFVDNKKAQVLIDIEPRNDEKRIAYFEKLEALKAILEDEFVTDLVFEKNYYLENGKTISRIWVEKSDVSVSNRNYWDAIFDFFNEKMAALELFYAEYDEFIKTIEME
- a CDS encoding NUDIX hydrolase, giving the protein MDFQEFLQIVPKLIAAELPATQSHLKMAPLERLNDLKNQLRDNYNPRTAAVLMLCYPKNGTTHLVLIVRNSYKGVHSAQIAFPGGKYEKEDIDFASTALRETYEEVGVDPHKVALIRPFTQVYIPPSNFMVYPYLGMCKEEITFIPDPSEVAGIIELPIATFLSDTIIIEKELQTSYANSIKVPAFEIENHIVWGATAMMLSELKDVLAITSVS
- a CDS encoding carboxypeptidase-like regulatory domain-containing protein, with protein sequence MKYFVVFFFILLSVHLTAQEVEPSQKVSGIVVNDNTNQPLSSVNIINLNKVRGTTTDGNGRFEINVHVNDTLHFTILGFQPLRVRVTNDWIKNKSTRIQLTEKAIALEEVIIRPFNLTGYLEVDSKLIPTKENFRYSISGLTQGYEAGEYSPNAFGRVMGSIFNPADMLYNFFGKKPKELKKLKEMKKDDTVRKLLESKYDRETVTALLGIDTKEIGEILKRCNYSESFIQSANDLQILDAISGCYEEYKVLKKK